One stretch of Vulpes lagopus strain Blue_001 chromosome X, ASM1834538v1, whole genome shotgun sequence DNA includes these proteins:
- the LOC121482427 gene encoding spidroin-1-like, translating into MSSAPRRQWAHSGLRARSGQWRTTGSGSSTCGRSSTDLRQQRRPGGEAETRGSAGGREQGRTDGAARAGGSGARHREESGGEGGAKARGSSAGQSEQRRRAAQAAGSSGRSSAHEREQHRPEGQGGGEREVQRAEGAAQGIGSSAGLGEQRRPGGAAPGAEGAQGGGCSAGQGEQRRREAAAREEGSSAGHREQHRPAGAARAAEGAARAGGRAGGEREAQRPEGAAQGWGSSAGLGEQRRPGGAARGAEGAQGAGSGRTTGSDDAGQWGHSRQWQHYGLLRAAQVTGSSGDQREQRRPTDNGGRRDQHRPLRGDQAGEQHRAQAAAVASGRTAGSGRTAGSVGGQQEGGARQAVGGQQAVGGQQAVGAAQASQSSTDDRQQECQEEAVQCRAVGERRQRARSRQRERSSQGEQPRPVERRTPPAAAVPSEGRAGQWSTVAHGSRPGQREQSRAAVRNAGCSEQQRRQEAAAAAAQANRSSARERVQRRSDGAAQAIERGGGQTVSEGGGRRRDRGRSAGSGPTARSGRSTGRGSSEASGRTKGSGHATGRGIFKRQWEPDRQWEQHRPGRAARSIGSSGGQRERGRRMEHGGLRKQHGPVGAAQVDQSSEDHRERWWPEGAAQARGSSAGQWSGGGLRKQPRPGRAAHVTVRSAGRSEQRRPEAAAVARGSSGARRARRRPEDAVQAKGLRWPTNQHRPVGAAQVAVG; encoded by the exons ATGTCGTCGGCGCCGCGCAGGCAGTGGGCGCACAGCGGGCTGCGGGCCCGCAGCGGGCAGTGGAGGACAACAGGCAGTGGGAGCAGCACATGCGGCCGGAGCAGCACCGACCTTAGGCAGCAGAGGCGGCCAGGGGGCGAAGCGGAGACCAGAGGCAGCGCAGGCGGGAGAGAACAGGGCAGGACGGACGGAGCAGCACGGGCCGGAGGGAGCGGCGCACGCCACAGAGAGGAGagcgggggagagggaggagcaaaggccAGAGGGAGCAGCGCAGGGCAGAGCGAGCAGCGCAGGCGAGCAGCACAGGCCGCAGGGAGCAGTGGAAGGAGCAGCGCACACGAGAGGGAGCAACACAGGCCTGAGGGacagggtggaggagagagggaggtgcaaagggcagaaggagcagcGCAGGGCATAGGGAGCAgcgcagggctgggggagcagcgCAGGCCTGGGGGTGCAGCGCCGGGCGCGGAGGGAGCGCAGGGCGGTGGGTGCAGCGCAGGACAGGGGGAGCAGCGCAGGCGTGAGGCAGCAGCGCGGGAAGAAGGGAGCAGCGCGGGGCATAGGGAGCAGCACAGGCCTGCGGGTGCAGCGCGGGCCGCGGAGGGAGCAGCACGGGCCggagggagggctggaggggagagggaggcgcAAAGGCCAGAAGGAGCAgcgcagggctgggggagcagcgcagggctgggggagcagcgCAGGCCTGGGGGTGCAGCGCGGGGCGCGGAGGGAGCGCAGGGCG CCGGCAGTGGGCGCACAACAGGCAGTGACGACGCCGGGCAGTGGGGGCACAGCAGGCAGTGGCAGCACTACGGGCTGCTCAGAGCAGCACAGGTAACAGGCAGCAGCGGTGACCAGAGGGAACAGCGCAGGCCAACCGACAATGGTGGCCGAAGGGACCAGCACAGGCCGCTGCGGGGAGACCAGGCTGGGGAGCAGCACAGAGCACAGGCAGCAGCAGTGGCCTCAGGGAGGACTGCAGGCAGTGGGAGGACGGCAGGCAGTGTGGGAGGACAGCAGGAAGGGGGAGCACGACAGGCAGTGGGGGGACAACAGGCAGTGGGGGGACAACAGGCAGTGGGCGCAGCTCAGGCCAGTCAGAGCAGCACAGATGACAGGCAGCAGGAGTGCCAGGAGGAAGCAGTGCAGTGCAGGGCCGTTGGCGAGCGCAGGCAGCGGGCGCGCAGCAGGCAGCGGGAGCGCAGCAGCCAGGGGGAGCAGCCCAGGCCGGTCGAGCGGCGCACACCACCGGCAGCGGCGGTGCCCAGCGAGGGCAGGGCAGGCCAATGGAGCACGGTGGCCCACGGAAGCCGCCCAGGCCAGCGGGAACAGAGCAGGGCAGCTGTGCGCAACGCAGGCTGCTCAGAGCAGCAGAGACGACAGGAAGCAGCG GCAGCAGCAGCCCAGGCCAATCGGAGCAGCGCACGTGAGCGTGTGCAACGCAGGTCGGATGGAGCAGCGCAGGCCATAGAGCGCGGCGGTGGCCAGACGGTCAGCGAAGGCGGTGGGCGCAGGAGAGATCGCGGGCGCAGCGCAGGCAGCGGGCCCACAGCGCGCAGCGGACGCTCAACAGGCCGCGGGAGCTCAGAAGCCAGCGGGCGCACAAAGGGCAGCGGGCACGCAACGGGCAGGGGGATCTTCAAAAGGCAGTGGGAGCCCGACAGGCAGTGGGAGCAGCACAGGCCGGGCAGAGCAGCACGCAGCATCGGCAGCAGCGGTGGCCAACGGGAGCGCGGCAGGCGAATGGAGCATGGTGGCCTGAGGAAGCAGCACGGGCCAGTGGGAGCAGCGCAGGTCGATCAGAGCAGCGAGGATCACAGGGAGCGGTGGTGGCCGGAGGGAGCAGCGCAGGCGAGAGGGAGCAGCGCAGGCCAATGGAGCGGCGGGGGCTTAAGGAAGCAGCCCAGGCCAGGCAGAGCAGCGCACGTCACTGTGCGTAGCGCGGGTCGGTCAGAGCAGCGTAGACCGGAGGCAGCAGCGGTGGCCAGAGGGAGCAGCGGGGCCCGGAGGGCACGGCGCAGGCCAGAGGATGCAGTGCAGGCCAAAGGGCTGCGGTGGCCGACGAACCAGCACAGGCCAGTGGGAGCAGCACAGGTCGCCGTGGGGTGA